In Plasmodium brasilianum strain Bolivian I chromosome 12, whole genome shotgun sequence, the genomic window ctttttttgttttattctttattaatttaatttatcgAAAAActgttttgtaaaaataatagatatttttctttgtaaaGTTGAATACGTGAATTAGAGTTTTGTGGCATTgctgttatttttaaaataacagTAATTTAGATATTGAGAGTATAGAGGTGGGAGTTATTTGAAATTTACATTGTTTTCCGAGGAAAAATAACGTAAGGTAAGTTAGAATAATTGTATTAAGGGACTTTTAAACGTAACATATTACACGTATTTGTTACATAAATCttgaaatttattattagtttgttaaaatgtataatttgagtaaattatatttgcTAAGATGGAACACTTCGTGGACTTATAAgtaaataatgaatttaatatataaattatgaatttgtattattattttatttaaacttttagtatgtaataaaatggaaCATTTTTGAGTTTTATTTGATTTGttttactttgttttatatttataattattatggattatttactatttttgcTTTATGTTGTGTTGTATCCATTTATAAGAATTtcatttcataaatatttataaataaatatttgttcattataatgtgtatacatgtatattacgtatgtatatgtaaaggaaatttttttttttttattaatattataattattaatgtaGATTAAAGAGATATCACATGTCCCCAAGATGGAATGTTAGTAAATGGTTGGTGaaagaagaatataaatcacaaaaatttaacaaaccattttatttaacaaaatggGGAAATTTCAAAACATATCAACATCAATTTTTTCCGAACAATGGagcttttaataaattttgtaatatgaataaattgcATGAGAACAAcatgaatattaaaaaatagaaataacaacatattttactttatttttaatataatataaaaaaaaaaaaaaaaaaattaacctTTAAATTAGCCAAGTTAAGGGATATACATACGgataaatacatgtatagACAGAAAGCATATCTTATTTTGTTCTAGtgttattttgtattttttttgaattattattttacgttttctttttgtttaccgcatcttttttatgttttacatttttcctGGTTATTTTCACATATTTGTTTATGTTTTAGTTATTAATGGATTTCTTTTTGCATTTTATAcacattttatttgttctgctttttctattattatttttttttgctgccTTTCctgttataattaaaatattttttctaataaatttagtaaaatattgaaatattgaggcaattcatttattaaatttaaaggaATACACATATAGTCGAAGCTACAAATtgttttgttcataatttcattaatttctGTGGatgatttatttaatttgggtgcctaaaaaaaataaacaatatatatatacattcatacacacatatacacatttacgcatgcatttatataatttgaaagatgtataaaaaaaaatttttaataagaaaCGGAtgtgttttaatatttagttaatttctttgtttaaataaataaaaaaacgcGCTCATGATTCTACAATTTTTGTTATGATCTATAAGactgttaattttattattataacagtTGTATTTGCgtgtaattaaaataatgttaaatattttcaattattatgtttatgctattattaaatttttagatatattttttttgttttgcaATGTTGCTTAGGTATATTATAATAGATCTAAAACATAATTTCCTAAATATGTTACTTTTGCATTTTGCaagtaaaatgtaaaaaaaggatttgatttgttataaaattcatttgTTATAGCATCttgtttaataattaaaaattaacgtCCTCATTtctattttacatatacatatatacacataaatatatagttacattatatacaaataatgtatacacttgttatatgcatacatattttttatgcgACTAAAATGGtaaattcattttcataAGTCCAGTTGtgctttaattatattagttatttttaaactttgttataatttttttaattataaatctATGTCccataacaaaattaattcatatataattattttgtctAAGTATTTTAGCAAATTACGGCTTATACGATCATATATGCAGTTTTACTCCGtaatttgtataataaacACAAAAGTGCATATTTTGTCAAAGTGcctaatttttatgtaaatgtgcattaaataattgttattttattactacacattatttttatttaaaagtatTACCTTTGGATATCTTTGACTAAAATGCGTTAATATTAAAGTTTTACATTTAGCCTCTTGACCTGCGTATTAATCCatatacaattataaatgtacatatatgtgttcatatgtatatatataaatatatataatgaatttatattaataagtaATTCACAataatcttttatttttagcatGTGCTATGTTACTAATTTGCATGGCCTCATGTGTGGTAGAATGCTTTTTGTGAATAGCTTCGCTTAATAATTCGTCATCAAATGTGGctgaaaatttaatatatacaaatttgtATATGAATTATTCTCTAACGTagatatatgttatttttccTGTATGTTATACTTTTagttatgcatttttttttatatttatacgtacagtatatatacattattttaaaatatttatctattttttgaaaaattattcaaaatttatagaaaacatttttttttttttttttaccttcaTGTATTAAAATATCACAGTCTTTCGAATATTTTTTGACATTATCACAAGGTCTTGTATCAGCTGAATAAACAACTGATCCTATATGcttgctttttatttttataccatAAGATTCCTTAATATGGTTAACCTAAAAAATGGGTCAAATTCATTGGAATTACTTTTTCTTATCcatgttataataatgtataaacTCTGCTTCtctcaatatatattaaaaaaaatataacacatCATAATACAGTATAACataatactatattatatgtaattattacGCATGaacaaaacattttaaataaaatattccaCTACACAACACTATACCTTAAAAAGGTGGAGGCTTAAAAAATTGTCTTCATCATTAattctttgttttatttctaaattttcttcattatataCAACATTTATTAGCTTATCAAAAAATAACTgattaaataaattcatccatttttttaaggTTAATGGGAGTAATATTAGTGGATGTTTCAAATGTGGAAAGagaatttttcttatatacaaaaaataataaagaccGGCGTGATGGTCCGCATGGGCATGAGAGATAAAAATCGTTCTACAGTGGGAAGagaaagtatatatatatatatatatatacgtatgcatgttttagaaaagaaaaattattaaggcATTTTGCATAAGTAGAAAATATGTTCCTTTGTACAACTTGTCAGGAAGATGGGAAAAAAGGTGTATACTGAGAATTTGTTCATAGACATATATCCATAAATAGAAACCCCCCCATAAAACTTACTTTATCGATTTTATAATTGCGGAAAAATGGAGCCAGGATTTACTCATCCAGTATAGCTGGTATAAGGATCCTTCTCCAAAATCCAAAATAACACTAAAATTTTCTTGAATATGCAAAATGATACCAGATACATTACGAAAAGTTGACGGTATTGAACAACCAGTTCCAAGAAAATAGAAAGAgggaaatgataaaaaattatgagtttccgttttattaaaatgttcaATCGTTTCTACTAAATCTTGGTTTTCTTTTAAGATATTTGATATTTTTGAAaggttaaaaatatttggatATAAATCTGATAGTGTTTCATTTGTGCatacattaattttatgaaaaggaTGTAAGACAAATTTTGTTAGTggtttatataaaagataagCATCATTTTCTTCCCcatcttcttcatttattaCGTCGCTCTCATTTTCATATCTATCCTTCACCTTTTCGTTATCTTTTAAGATAGTATTATTCtgcatattattatgttcatTTGGGGGAATATTTGAAttctctattttatttttatcaattatataagaattattCTGTTGTTTATCCTCCTCTTGCCTATCCTGTTTATCTGCATCATTTGGTATTAAATAGGATAAGTCATATATAGGGGTATCCGGTTtgtactttaaaaatatgtttggTAACAACTTCGAAAGAAAGTTATTTAATGAGGAGGTAGAAACAAAGGGGCATACATTTAATGAACTATTGGATTgattacatttaatattttttacatttttcaaacctaaaaaaaattttttatacctCTTAGTGTTGATAATTTCATCACTAGATAAATGAAAGATATATTCtaaattctttaaataaaaactttccttattttcaatttctttgattaaataatttatatccttaatattatgtaaatcAAGTACTAATGATTTTCTTCCATCAATATTTTCATCGCATACATCTTCaggttttattattttattatttagtgTAATGGATTTTCCTGATTTTAGTATACCATAATATTTTCCTGATGGGATATTTAGGCTCCTAGCTTTTTCAACATGAAATTTGCCAATCGTCGGGGGGCATTcaattaaataacaaatgctgttccattttttattattttccctATCACATGTGAATGTTTTGatattataatcattattatttatactcTTGTTATCGTGGATACTTCCATATGTACCCTCTCCACGTTTATTTTGACTTGTTCCAATGCATTCATTTTGACTTGTTCCAATGCATTCTTTTTGACTTGTTCCAATGCATTCATTTTGACTTGTTCCAATGCATTCATTTTGACTTGTTCCATTacattcattttcatttattccaCTGCAGTCATTTCCATTCGATACCGTGCAATCATTTCTAGCTGATCCCCCgcattcatttatatttgtttcaCTGTGTTCATTTCCACTTTTATGTATATCTTTACAACTTACCTCTAGCATCCTCTTTTTACAATAACTGAAATAGCTTCCATCTGAAggattctttcttttttcagtaccacataaattatttcttctttcatAACATGTATCATCTGGTTCaatatgttttttccttttatctGTATTAGTAGGACTTCTActattacttatatatgaTTCGTTTTCCTCTAAAgagtttacatttttttcattaagtACAATTGGGGTAATTATTACATTACCCTTTAAAACAATTGGTAATGTATTATCTGAAATTTCGTggattattaattttatatttttcagttTTGCAAAAGAGCATGTAAAactattaataatacattcTATAGGCTTGGGACCgtaaatagtaataatattatcgGATATATTATCTATAGTTAAAAGTAAACCTATTAAACCTCCAATAGTTTCTggattaatttttgtaaaacatatattatttatttttactaggTGCAATTTATGTTCATTCAAAAATCGTTGATTGTTCTCTCCACAATTAAAAAGTGTAAAGTCTCCATTCACGAATAAACGCAAACTCGATGGTATTGCCAGTCTATGCCAGCCTATCATTTGAATGTACACCTCCATTGTTTCCTTCTTTATGCGACCTCAATATAGTCAGGTAAAATCAATATTCATATATCagcgtacatatatatatatatatatatatatatatatatatatatatatatatatacatatacaaatatgtttTGTGCTAAACCAAAATGGGCTTatcttttcattaaaaaaaaataaattgttttttccaaaaatattttgttaaataaaaataataattaagtaACACAAGATACAATATTGATTGATACTTAAGGACATATTCCATTTacaacttatatatattatataatatataatttaaagcATTTGctagaaaataagaaatttgTTAGGATTTCAAAAGTAAAACTAGCATATCTTTACATATAAGCTATGTAATGCGTATTTACACAGAAATATTAACagaaaagatataaatgatacgtacatacatatatatataaccatTCAACAGTATGCACTTTATTACCctaaaaaacgaaaatacGTGACatactcaaaaaaaaaaaatgcgcTATACTTCCTTttcataaaacaaaaatttatatattatacttcaaaaaatagtatattattatagcaCAACGCTGTTTCAAAAAATAcaagaatttatatttctcaAAAGGAAGGCACAATATAACATATTCTtacgtacatacaaatatactacatatatatatacatatatatttatttatgcatgcCTATACTTTACCATAACGGGggcttatatttttcatttagatTAAAGTTTGTATTTTCCGTAACTTggagcattttttttaaagatgaAAAATTGAATTCTTTGCATccaaataaatagaaaactTGTATAAGatgcatttataaatatatacgtcCATAAGTTTCTCTTAAACATATTGTGCTCCTGTTAATACAACAAATAAGGTAAAttcttacaaaaaaaataaaatataaagtataaaatagtctaaaaaaaaaataagttcaAATATTCAAcatctaaaaaaatttactacatatgaaaaaaaaaaaaaaaaatattacactAATGTATTAAGAACGATTTGTGTAAACATAAAATAGTTGACTTttcctaaaaaaaaaagaaattgaaTTCAAGATTAGCAACCcaataatataatgtgtCAATACAGTGCACAAAGCATACTGAGATGAAAtaatctacatatatataataaaaataaaaaaattaaaca contains:
- a CDS encoding ribonuclease Z; translated protein: MEVYIQMIGWHRLAIPSSLRLFVNGDFTLFNCGENNQRFLNEHKLHLVKINNICFTKINPETIGGLIGLLLTIDNISDNIITIYGPKPIECIINSFTCSFAKLKNIKLIIHEISDNTLPIVLKGNVIITPIVLNEKNVNSLEENESYISNSRSPTNTDKRKKHIEPDDTCYERRNNLCGTEKRKNPSDGSYFSYCKKRMLEVSCKDIHKSGNEHSETNINECGGSARNDCTVSNGNDCSGINENECNGTSQNECIGTSQNECIGTSQKECIGTSQNECIGTSQNKRGEGTYGSIHDNKSINNNDYNIKTFTCDRENNKKWNSICYLIECPPTIGKFHVEKARSLNIPSGKYYGILKSGKSITLNNKIIKPEDVCDENIDGRKSLVLDLHNIKDINYLIKEIENKESFYLKNLEYIFHLSSDEIINTKRYKKFFLGLKNVKNIKCNQSNSSLNVCPFVSTSSLNNFLSKLLPNIFLKYKPDTPIYDLSYLIPNDADKQDRQEEDKQQNNSYIIDKNKIENSNIPPNEHNNMQNNTILKDNEKVKDRYENESDVINEEDGEENDAYLLYKPLTKFVLHPFHKINVCTNETLSDLYPNIFNLSKISNILKENQDLVETIEHFNKTETHNFLSFPSFYFLGTGCSIPSTFRNVSGIILHIQENFSVILDFGEGSLYQLYWMSKSWLHFSAIIKSIKTIFISHAHADHHAGLYYFLYIRKILFPHLKHPLILLPLTLKKWMNLFNQLFFDKLINVVYNEENLEIKQRINDEDNFLSLHLFKVNHIKESYGIKIKSKHIGSVVYSADTRPCDNVKKYSKDCDILIHEATFDDELLSEAIHKKHSTTHEAMQISNIAHAKNKRLL